Within the Flavobacterium sp. N502536 genome, the region TACCGGAGAATACCAAGGAAAATTAAACGGGCACTTAAAAGCTGACGATTTCTTTGGAACAGAGAAATTCCCAACTGCAAAATTAGTTTTCAAAACTATCGGAGCAAAATCTACTGATGTTTACACAGTAACTGCTGATTTAACGATTAAAGGAATTACAAAACCTGTAACTTTTGATATCACTGTAAGCGGAAATACTGCTACAACTGCATTAAAAGTAGACAGAACTAAATACGGTATCAAATACAACTCTGGTAACTTCTTCGAAAACTTAGGAGACAAAACCATTAATGACGATTTCGAATTGACTGTAGCTTTAAAATTCTAATCGCAGAAAAAACAGCAATTCTTAATATTATAAGAAAAACCCCAATAGTTTAAGACTATTGGGGTTTATTTTTACATTATTTTCAAAAAAATAACATTCTTAATACTCCCCTAACGCTTTCGTAATACCATTCAAGACTTTGATTAACATTGGCCCTCTACTTTTGAACTTATTAAAAATCAAAAACTAGAAATCAAAATCATAGTTATGAAAACAAAAATACTACTTGCAATCATCACTCTTCTAAGTTCTTTTTTTCTACAGGCACAACAACCGCCCAAAGGAATTTTTGGTAACTCAAACTGGATGAACAACTGGACCAATTTTAAACCCGCCAA harbors:
- a CDS encoding YceI family protein, which translates into the protein MKNLKTIAIALFVAVASVSVNAQTKKIDVKASTIKWVGKKVTGEHSGTVNFKEGAVVFKGKKLTGGSFTVDMTSLTATDITGEYQGKLNGHLKADDFFGTEKFPTAKLVFKTIGAKSTDVYTVTADLTIKGITKPVTFDITVSGNTATTALKVDRTKYGIKYNSGNFFENLGDKTINDDFELTVALKF